From a region of the Georgenia yuyongxinii genome:
- a CDS encoding acetate--CoA ligase family protein yields the protein MTSTPTAPRLAAATLEPLFAPSGVMVVGASATPGKLGAVMAESLRGHNAPLYLVNNRAAGMHATISDALAAAEGEVDLAVMCIPAPATAQALRECAAGGLRAALVCAGGFGEAGPAGEAHERAVVQAVRETGIRLLGPNTSGFFVPGRGLRASFVPGVAAVRPGPVAVVAASGGVNHALAFRLQRAGVGVSLAVGLGASLDVGAEDVLEHLVGDDGTRVVALHLETVKDGPALLRAVARLSAVKPVVALVVGRSDVSEFASSHTGALATSWRTTRALLRQAGAVLVDDEEALVDGVTALAGRRLAPSPTPGVALITAQAGPGLLVADALQSAGVDLPRLSLQTQAAVAEQLPPITFQANPVDTGRPGPGFDRVVAAVAADPAVDALAVYGLTEPVVDLPAAVAQSGASDVVPVLIGVDGPQGDLDQARASAAELGLPLLAGPTALARGLVALVEDARAQFARSVEPAPAAEPARLTGPWDEIRAKELLDQIGLRTPPRRRCTTRAEAHEALNVLETPVAVKLVDAAVLHKTELGGVHLNIRTAAEMDGALDALEAVGAREFLVESMAAPGVDLIVGARRDPVFGPVVLLGIGGTAAEVMADVAIRSVPLDERAAAGMVDDLQGRALLLGHRSGPVADRTQLAGVLTALGGVLRATPAIDEIEVNPLRLTASGLVALDAVVVPSSDIAVDGDARTGHVDAPAAQS from the coding sequence ATGACGTCCACCCCGACTGCCCCGCGCCTCGCGGCAGCCACGCTCGAGCCCTTGTTCGCGCCGTCCGGCGTGATGGTCGTCGGTGCCTCCGCCACGCCGGGGAAGCTCGGTGCCGTCATGGCGGAGTCCCTCCGCGGTCACAACGCGCCGCTCTATCTCGTCAACAACCGCGCCGCGGGCATGCACGCCACGATCAGCGACGCCCTGGCGGCCGCCGAAGGCGAGGTGGACCTCGCGGTGATGTGCATCCCCGCGCCGGCGACGGCGCAGGCCCTGCGCGAGTGCGCCGCCGGCGGGCTGCGCGCGGCGCTGGTGTGCGCCGGCGGCTTCGGGGAGGCCGGCCCGGCCGGCGAGGCCCATGAACGCGCGGTCGTCCAGGCCGTCCGTGAGACGGGGATCCGCCTCCTCGGTCCCAACACGTCCGGGTTCTTCGTGCCCGGCAGAGGCCTGCGGGCCAGCTTCGTCCCCGGCGTCGCGGCGGTTCGCCCGGGCCCGGTGGCCGTGGTCGCCGCGAGCGGCGGGGTGAACCACGCGCTCGCGTTCCGGCTGCAACGGGCCGGGGTCGGCGTCAGCCTCGCCGTCGGCCTGGGGGCTTCGCTCGACGTCGGCGCCGAGGACGTGCTCGAGCACCTCGTCGGCGACGACGGCACGCGCGTGGTGGCGCTGCACCTCGAGACCGTCAAGGACGGCCCCGCGCTGCTCCGGGCGGTGGCACGGCTCTCCGCGGTCAAGCCCGTCGTCGCCCTGGTGGTCGGCCGAAGCGACGTCAGCGAGTTCGCCAGCTCGCACACCGGGGCCCTGGCCACCTCCTGGCGCACCACCCGCGCGCTGCTCCGGCAGGCCGGCGCCGTGCTCGTCGACGACGAGGAGGCGCTGGTGGACGGCGTCACCGCGCTCGCCGGGCGCCGGCTCGCGCCGTCGCCCACCCCCGGCGTCGCCCTCATCACCGCGCAGGCGGGGCCAGGTCTCCTCGTGGCCGACGCGCTCCAGAGCGCCGGGGTGGACCTGCCCCGGCTGTCCTTGCAGACCCAGGCGGCCGTCGCCGAGCAGCTGCCCCCGATCACCTTCCAGGCCAACCCGGTGGACACCGGCCGACCAGGCCCCGGGTTCGACCGGGTCGTCGCCGCCGTCGCCGCGGACCCGGCCGTCGACGCGCTGGCGGTGTACGGACTGACCGAGCCGGTGGTGGACCTGCCCGCAGCCGTCGCACAGTCGGGTGCGTCCGACGTCGTCCCGGTGCTCATCGGCGTGGACGGCCCCCAGGGTGACCTGGACCAGGCACGGGCGTCCGCCGCCGAGCTGGGACTGCCGCTTCTCGCCGGGCCCACCGCCCTGGCGCGCGGGCTCGTCGCGCTCGTCGAGGACGCCCGGGCGCAGTTCGCCCGCTCGGTGGAACCCGCCCCGGCGGCAGAGCCGGCACGCCTGACCGGACCCTGGGACGAGATCCGGGCGAAGGAGCTCCTGGACCAGATTGGTCTGAGGACGCCGCCACGCCGGCGCTGCACCACCAGGGCGGAGGCGCACGAGGCACTCAACGTGCTCGAGACCCCGGTGGCCGTGAAGCTCGTCGACGCCGCGGTGCTGCACAAGACGGAGCTCGGGGGAGTCCACCTCAACATCCGCACGGCGGCCGAGATGGACGGCGCGCTCGATGCCCTGGAGGCCGTGGGAGCCCGCGAGTTCCTCGTCGAGTCCATGGCGGCGCCCGGCGTCGACCTCATCGTCGGCGCCCGGCGTGACCCCGTGTTCGGGCCCGTCGTCCTGCTGGGAATCGGCGGTACGGCCGCCGAGGTGATGGCCGACGTCGCGATCCGGTCGGTGCCCCTAGATGAACGGGCCGCTGCCGGTATGGTGGACGACCTCCAAGGCCGTGCCCTCCTCCTAGGGCACCGGTCCGGACCGGTCGCCGACCGGACCCAGCTGGCCGGCGTGCTCACCGCACTGGGCGGCGTCCTACGCGCGACCCCAGCGATCGACGAGATCGAGGTGAACCCGCTGCGGCTGACGGCCTCCGGCCTGGTGGCCCTCGACGCCGTGGTCGTTCCGAGCAGTGACATAGCGGTAGACGGGGACGCCCGCACAGGGCACGTTGACGCACCAGCAGCGCAGAGCTGA
- a CDS encoding UxaA family hydrolase, with translation MAKKPRLTGFRRSNGAVGVRNHVAILPVDDLSNAAAEGVAALVPGALPLPHAYGRLQFGEDLDLTFRTLIGIGSNPNVAAVIVIGIEPNWTNRIVEGIQKTGKPVEGFSIEGNGDLKVIELASRVAKEYMQAASEEAREPIDWSDILLTTKDGESDTTTGLGSCRITAYLSDKWVEAGGTMIFGETSELTGGEHLIAERCIDDVVRARFQGFYDDYIQMIEDTGANLLGSQPTQGNIAGGLSTIEEKALGNIVKTGTAPIVGALAPAEAPSRPGLHFMDTSSAAAECVTLMAAGGGVINLFPTGQGNVIGNPIIPVIKITANPQTADLMKDHIDVDCSGLLTEGRSVEDAGEELINIVERTVNGRLSCAEALGHREFTITKLYRSA, from the coding sequence GTGGCAAAGAAGCCTCGCCTGACAGGATTTCGGCGGTCGAACGGGGCGGTGGGCGTGCGCAATCACGTCGCGATCCTCCCCGTGGACGACCTCTCCAACGCAGCTGCCGAGGGCGTCGCCGCGCTCGTGCCGGGCGCACTTCCCCTCCCCCACGCATACGGGCGGCTTCAGTTCGGGGAGGACCTTGACCTGACATTCCGTACGCTTATTGGGATCGGCTCCAACCCCAACGTCGCAGCTGTCATCGTCATCGGTATCGAGCCCAATTGGACCAACCGGATCGTCGAGGGCATCCAGAAGACCGGCAAGCCCGTCGAAGGATTTTCCATCGAGGGCAACGGCGATCTCAAAGTGATCGAGCTCGCCTCACGCGTGGCCAAGGAGTACATGCAGGCCGCTAGCGAGGAAGCACGCGAGCCCATCGACTGGTCCGACATCCTCCTCACGACCAAGGACGGCGAGTCGGACACCACCACCGGCCTCGGTTCATGCCGAATCACCGCTTACCTGAGCGACAAATGGGTCGAGGCCGGCGGCACGATGATCTTCGGAGAGACAAGCGAACTTACCGGCGGCGAGCACCTCATCGCCGAGCGCTGCATCGATGACGTGGTCCGGGCACGCTTCCAGGGGTTCTACGACGACTACATCCAGATGATCGAGGACACCGGCGCGAACCTTCTCGGCTCGCAACCCACCCAGGGAAATATCGCCGGCGGCCTGTCCACTATCGAGGAGAAGGCCCTGGGCAACATCGTCAAGACGGGCACCGCGCCGATCGTCGGTGCCCTCGCGCCCGCTGAGGCACCGAGCCGCCCGGGGTTGCACTTCATGGACACCTCCTCGGCCGCTGCGGAGTGCGTCACTTTGATGGCCGCTGGCGGGGGCGTGATCAACCTCTTCCCGACGGGGCAGGGCAACGTCATTGGCAACCCCATCATCCCCGTCATCAAGATCACAGCTAACCCGCAGACCGCGGACCTGATGAAGGACCACATCGACGTCGACTGCTCGGGCTTGCTCACCGAAGGGCGCTCGGTTGAGGACGCTGGCGAGGAGCTGATCAACATCGTCGAACGAACCGTGAACGGCAGGCTCTCGTGCGCCGAGGCTCTTGGCCACCGCGAGTTCACCATCACCAAGCTGTACCGGAGTGCTTGA
- a CDS encoding ABC transporter substrate-binding protein, translating to MSTPLRRTAGRAAVLSLAALVLAACGSSGASSNPTTDAATSAGPAATEQAEVLPITIGTLPIVATSALWYGVDQGIFEEHGLDVTIDTGVGSETMVAATLAHEVDFVTLNSVSLMVALDAGVPLQVAGGFSQAWEDGDEDISAVLAKPDSGITGAADLAGRTVAVNTLSSAGTLTINEAVRAAGGDPAEIDFVEIRYPDMLRALEAGDVDAIWEVEPFITIAQGNGAQVVSWNFAESAPGLSTQLMVTAADQDPEVLERFTAALTEVLDAAGSDEAGLREILVEKLEMDPALAERVRMDRFATAINLEALSTLAGLAHDEGLVSKPVDMSMFE from the coding sequence ATGTCGACCCCTCTACGCCGCACTGCCGGCCGCGCCGCCGTCCTCAGCCTCGCCGCCCTCGTCCTCGCCGCCTGCGGCAGCTCAGGCGCGAGCAGCAACCCGACCACCGACGCCGCGACGTCCGCCGGACCGGCGGCCACGGAACAGGCCGAGGTGCTGCCGATCACGATCGGCACCCTGCCCATCGTCGCGACGTCCGCCCTCTGGTACGGCGTCGACCAGGGCATCTTCGAGGAGCACGGCCTCGACGTCACGATCGACACGGGGGTGGGCAGCGAGACGATGGTCGCCGCCACCCTCGCCCACGAGGTCGACTTCGTCACCCTCAACTCCGTCTCCCTGATGGTCGCCCTCGACGCCGGTGTCCCGCTGCAGGTCGCCGGCGGCTTCAGCCAGGCGTGGGAGGACGGCGACGAGGACATCTCCGCCGTCCTCGCCAAGCCGGACTCGGGCATCACAGGCGCCGCGGACCTCGCCGGACGCACCGTCGCCGTCAACACCCTGAGCTCGGCGGGCACGCTCACGATCAACGAGGCGGTCCGCGCGGCCGGCGGCGACCCGGCGGAGATCGACTTCGTCGAGATCCGTTACCCCGACATGCTTCGCGCCCTCGAGGCAGGTGACGTCGACGCGATCTGGGAGGTCGAGCCGTTCATCACGATCGCCCAGGGCAACGGCGCGCAGGTCGTCTCCTGGAACTTCGCCGAGTCCGCCCCGGGGCTCTCCACGCAGCTGATGGTGACGGCGGCCGACCAGGACCCGGAGGTGCTCGAGCGCTTCACCGCCGCACTGACCGAGGTGCTGGACGCGGCGGGGAGCGACGAGGCCGGCCTGCGCGAGATCCTCGTCGAGAAGCTCGAGATGGACCCGGCACTCGCAGAGCGGGTGCGGATGGACCGGTTCGCGACGGCGATCAACCTCGAGGCGCTCAGCACCCTCGCTGGCCTCGCGCACGACGAGGGGCTCGTGTCGAAGCCGGTGGACATGTCGATGTTCGAGTAG
- a CDS encoding VOC family protein → MEKLLSHLSHLEIASPDVEASAAFYEQQFGMRIVDRVDGATYLRCWGDHYRYSLIITEGPDPALTRMAWRTESAEALEVAAGRVQDAGITGTWSESGHGYGRAFEFEGPYGHPIRLFWEVDRFEADAAHASIFPDRPEKRSSHAGAPRFLDHVTIAATDVDGFAAWHRDVLGFRLMARTQLDDTNISVFSVLTTNEKSHDLGVVLDHSTRAGRVNHIAFWVDTHEELLISADVLMENGTPMESGPGVHGIGEQQYLYFREPSGLRVELNSGGYRNYLPDWEPNTWTPGLGGSNFYRNAPIPQSIFESFPAADGLTATEDGVHPDMRAALINS, encoded by the coding sequence ATGGAGAAGCTTCTGTCACACCTCTCCCACCTCGAGATCGCGAGCCCCGACGTCGAGGCGTCGGCCGCGTTCTACGAGCAGCAGTTCGGCATGCGCATCGTCGACCGCGTCGACGGCGCTACCTACCTGCGCTGCTGGGGCGACCACTACCGCTACAGCCTGATCATCACCGAAGGGCCGGATCCCGCCCTGACCCGCATGGCCTGGCGCACCGAGAGCGCCGAGGCGCTGGAGGTCGCAGCCGGCCGCGTCCAGGACGCTGGCATCACCGGCACGTGGAGCGAAAGCGGCCACGGCTACGGCCGCGCCTTCGAGTTCGAGGGCCCCTACGGCCACCCCATCCGGCTGTTCTGGGAGGTCGACCGCTTCGAGGCCGACGCCGCGCACGCCTCGATCTTCCCCGACCGCCCCGAGAAGCGCTCCAGCCACGCCGGCGCCCCGCGGTTCCTCGACCACGTGACCATTGCGGCCACCGACGTCGACGGCTTCGCCGCCTGGCACCGCGACGTGCTCGGCTTCCGGCTCATGGCCCGCACCCAGCTCGACGACACCAACATCAGCGTGTTCTCGGTGCTGACCACCAACGAGAAGTCCCACGATCTCGGCGTGGTGCTCGACCACTCCACGCGGGCCGGCCGCGTCAACCACATCGCGTTCTGGGTGGACACCCACGAGGAGCTGCTCATCAGCGCGGATGTGCTCATGGAGAACGGCACCCCGATGGAGTCCGGGCCGGGGGTCCACGGCATCGGCGAGCAGCAGTACCTGTACTTCCGCGAGCCGAGCGGCCTGCGGGTGGAGCTCAACTCCGGTGGCTACCGCAACTACCTCCCCGACTGGGAGCCCAACACCTGGACCCCGGGCCTGGGCGGGAGCAACTTCTACCGCAACGCACCCATCCCGCAGTCGATCTTCGAGTCCTTCCCGGCGGCCGACGGCCTCACGGCCACCGAGGACGGCGTCCACCCCGACATGCGCGCCGCGCTGATCAACTCCTGA
- a CDS encoding hydantoinase/oxoprolinase family protein — translation MTAITEPPTSAPDTDGWAVGTDVGGTFTDLWLRAADGRSFVCKSPTTADVVTGVVDALHLAAEIAGLPTEELARQVTRFGHGTTVGLNALLTGRTAKVGLVTTLGFGDVLEIGRLRRGTAGLQGLDLGNYFLRGRTAPLVPRELVVEVTERVNPQGEVVTPLDEPSARRALEHLRDAGVEAVAICLLWATENPAHETALGRLAAEILPGAFVSVSHDIAPSVGEYARASTTVANAALGPIAGGYLGTLEDELRALGMTAPIMMTTSAGGVVPAATLTATPVRGLLSGPASCVVAGQALGVRLDRPKILTLDVGGTSFDVGVVVDGAPLLREEVTFGGADMRVPSVDIASIGAGGGSIAAVRDGILSVGPRSAGAVPGPVCYGKGGTEPTTTDADLVLGVLDPDRFGSGGIRLDVDAARTALAEQVGEPLGLSPMEAARAVREVFDAAMADLLRAVTIERGHDPREFTLVAGGGSGPSHAWKLCRELGLDGFVVPATATAQSAFGAGTSDLRTTASRTRYQRLAPGVEPTAEHAAELTAALADARERALGTIPDPGLAEVSHTAAVRYRGQAHHLDIAVADRPDAAAVEALLAEFETEYELLFGKGAGFREAGFEILSVRAVAALRSTTPTSSTSGEELTVREVRPVVFDDAHAPEDTVVYGCDWPAADQHVAGPALIQLPGCVVVVPPGGSATTDDAGTIHVKVGQA, via the coding sequence TTGACCGCGATCACCGAACCACCCACATCGGCGCCGGACACGGACGGCTGGGCCGTCGGCACGGACGTGGGCGGCACGTTCACCGACCTGTGGCTGCGCGCGGCCGACGGCCGCTCGTTCGTCTGCAAGTCCCCGACCACCGCAGACGTCGTCACGGGGGTCGTCGACGCGCTCCACCTCGCGGCCGAGATCGCGGGTCTGCCCACCGAGGAGCTCGCCCGCCAGGTCACCCGCTTCGGTCACGGCACCACCGTCGGCCTCAACGCGCTCCTCACCGGTCGTACCGCCAAGGTCGGCCTGGTCACCACCCTGGGCTTCGGTGACGTGCTGGAGATCGGCCGGCTGCGGCGGGGCACGGCGGGCCTGCAGGGCCTGGATCTCGGCAACTACTTCCTGCGCGGCCGCACGGCCCCGCTGGTGCCACGCGAGCTGGTCGTGGAGGTCACCGAGCGCGTCAACCCCCAGGGCGAGGTCGTCACGCCGCTCGACGAGCCCTCCGCCCGGCGCGCGCTGGAGCATCTGCGCGACGCCGGTGTCGAGGCCGTCGCGATCTGCCTGCTGTGGGCCACGGAGAACCCGGCGCACGAGACGGCGCTCGGCCGCCTCGCCGCCGAGATCCTCCCCGGCGCGTTCGTCTCCGTCTCCCACGACATCGCACCGAGCGTGGGGGAGTACGCCCGCGCCTCGACCACGGTCGCCAACGCTGCGCTGGGCCCGATCGCCGGCGGCTACCTCGGCACTCTCGAGGACGAGCTGCGTGCCCTGGGCATGACCGCCCCGATCATGATGACGACCTCCGCCGGTGGCGTCGTGCCGGCCGCGACGCTGACCGCCACTCCCGTCCGGGGCCTGCTGTCGGGGCCGGCCTCCTGCGTCGTCGCCGGCCAGGCCCTGGGCGTCCGGCTGGACCGGCCGAAGATCCTCACCCTCGACGTCGGCGGCACGAGTTTCGACGTCGGCGTCGTCGTCGACGGTGCCCCCCTCCTGCGCGAGGAGGTCACCTTCGGCGGGGCGGACATGCGCGTCCCCAGCGTCGACATCGCCAGCATCGGCGCCGGCGGCGGCTCCATCGCCGCCGTCCGCGACGGCATCCTCAGCGTCGGGCCGCGCAGTGCCGGCGCCGTGCCCGGGCCCGTCTGCTACGGCAAGGGCGGCACCGAGCCCACGACCACCGACGCCGACCTCGTCCTCGGCGTGCTCGACCCCGACCGCTTCGGCTCGGGCGGGATCCGCCTCGACGTCGACGCCGCCCGCACCGCGCTGGCCGAGCAGGTGGGCGAGCCCCTCGGGCTGAGCCCGATGGAGGCCGCGCGCGCAGTGCGGGAGGTCTTCGACGCTGCCATGGCCGACCTCCTGCGCGCGGTGACCATCGAGCGCGGGCACGACCCGCGCGAGTTCACCCTCGTCGCCGGGGGCGGCTCCGGGCCGTCCCATGCCTGGAAGCTGTGCCGCGAGCTCGGCCTGGACGGCTTCGTCGTCCCGGCCACCGCCACGGCCCAGTCCGCCTTTGGCGCGGGCACCTCCGACCTGCGCACGACGGCGTCACGCACCAGGTACCAGCGCCTCGCCCCGGGGGTGGAGCCGACCGCGGAGCACGCCGCCGAGCTGACGGCGGCCCTGGCGGACGCGCGCGAGCGGGCCCTCGGCACGATCCCGGACCCGGGCCTCGCCGAGGTCAGCCATACCGCCGCCGTGCGCTACCGCGGGCAGGCACACCACCTGGACATCGCCGTCGCCGACCGGCCCGACGCCGCCGCGGTCGAGGCGCTGCTGGCAGAGTTCGAGACCGAGTACGAGCTGCTCTTCGGCAAGGGTGCCGGGTTCCGCGAGGCGGGGTTCGAGATCCTCTCCGTCCGCGCCGTCGCGGCCCTGCGCTCGACCACCCCGACCTCCTCGACCTCCGGGGAGGAGCTGACGGTGCGGGAGGTGCGGCCCGTCGTCTTCGACGACGCGCACGCCCCCGAGGACACGGTGGTCTACGGCTGCGACTGGCCCGCTGCTGACCAGCACGTCGCCGGACCGGCCCTCATCCAGCTTCCCGGGTGCGTCGTCGTCGTCCCGCCGGGTGGCAGTGCCACCACCGACGACGCCGGCACCATCCACGTAAAGGTAGGACAGGCATGA
- a CDS encoding BKACE family enzyme yields the protein MATTTAANIKPRKVIVTIAPTGGMASKEQNPHLPTQPEEIADDVAACVEAGASVAAIHARRPEDDLATCSADVYGRINEALRERTDVVINISTGGGISGDMIKENSEGQLRIDFTERLRGLEAPHVEMATFDAESFVITTGGREIVNLTTPAQCDELAARMTELGIKPEWEVMSTAHIRQDPSRLINAGFDAQPYWVNVVLGLDRGFQGALPYTPRILHQMVDELPEGAELCVSAVAANQLPAITHAVLLGGHVRVGLEDNLYYRRGELATNVQLVERAVRIIRELGHEIATPEEARQILGLKSLAPAQPAPAVLP from the coding sequence ATGGCCACCACCACCGCCGCGAACATCAAGCCGCGAAAGGTCATCGTCACCATCGCCCCCACAGGCGGCATGGCGTCGAAGGAGCAGAACCCGCACCTGCCCACCCAGCCCGAGGAGATCGCCGACGACGTCGCCGCCTGCGTCGAGGCGGGCGCCTCGGTGGCCGCCATCCACGCCCGCCGGCCCGAGGACGACCTCGCCACGTGCAGCGCCGACGTCTACGGCCGCATCAACGAGGCCCTGCGCGAACGTACCGACGTCGTCATCAACATCTCTACCGGCGGCGGCATCTCCGGGGACATGATCAAGGAGAACTCCGAGGGCCAGCTGCGCATCGACTTCACCGAGCGGCTGCGTGGCCTCGAGGCCCCGCATGTGGAGATGGCGACCTTCGACGCCGAGTCCTTCGTCATCACCACCGGCGGTCGCGAGATCGTCAACCTCACCACCCCAGCCCAGTGCGACGAGCTGGCCGCCCGGATGACCGAGCTCGGGATCAAGCCCGAGTGGGAGGTCATGAGCACCGCCCACATCCGCCAGGACCCCAGCCGCCTGATCAACGCGGGCTTCGACGCCCAGCCGTACTGGGTCAACGTCGTGCTGGGCCTCGACCGCGGCTTCCAGGGCGCGCTGCCCTACACCCCGCGCATCCTCCACCAGATGGTCGACGAGCTCCCGGAGGGCGCCGAGCTGTGCGTCTCCGCCGTCGCCGCGAACCAGCTCCCCGCCATCACCCACGCCGTCCTGCTCGGCGGTCACGTCCGGGTCGGGCTCGAGGACAACCTCTACTACCGCCGCGGCGAGCTCGCCACGAACGTGCAGCTCGTCGAGCGGGCGGTGCGAATCATCCGCGAGCTCGGTCATGAGATCGCCACCCCGGAGGAGGCCCGGCAGATCCTCGGCCTGAAGAGCCTTGCGCCGGCCCAGCCCGCTCCAGCCGTGCTGCCCTGA
- a CDS encoding hydantoinase B/oxoprolinase family protein, with amino-acid sequence MSTLDLSAQAPTTTDPVIAQVVRSRLVAITDQMRLALQSVSGSPTVTEASDFFTGLYLPDGSFATMGHQVTFEAPPVGSLIRHLLASGRKLRDGDRIIGNDPFVGALHQNDVQMCAPLFVDGELVAWAGVMAHETDVGGMDFASWSPKAKEIWQEGLRIPAVTLVDRGELREDVLEMVLSASRLPAQLGLDIRAFIATLNVAAERLGDLCHRYGTDVVQGAMAAMVDDAERKLRDRLLTIPDGVVRTRDFLEHDGHTDKLYTVDLVLTKEGDHLTLDFSGSSEQAQGFVNCSRAGLIGGVAGSLIPTLGFDIPWNDGLLRPVDVVAPDGLVCTAIPPAPVGSATVETVWVVSNVVSAALNRLLAATPEYAHRAQAVSSGTMATFNLSGKNQFGEVFGLHLMDPLAGGFGAFAAHDGQDAAGPINAPCPSIADVEVNELVTPLVYLYRRLAQDTGGAGRRRGGLGAEVALTVSVPAAEALVMTHGAQVPNSTGLGGGLPAGLVRQSFAAGIMTGSADSARLAGLLTGRTEQDPRFADLGSKPGAFPITDRDVFAVTWQGGGGIGDPLDRDPADVVADVRRGVVSAAAARDTYSVVLTDGGTGYDEAATDVLRRGERAARLGVPVDDVPERGRPIDPELQPAGLRDGETWLPLSDRLRAIRGTDGVWRVETVDGAVLVTGSTRWRSGAKPVALPLPERVGSHLHRDLAVTGWLCPVSGHLLAVDIHLAGSEPADDLDLDLTPGGAAERLALRV; translated from the coding sequence ATGAGCACCCTCGACCTCTCGGCCCAGGCGCCCACCACGACCGACCCGGTGATCGCCCAGGTGGTGCGCAGCCGCCTGGTGGCCATCACCGACCAGATGCGGCTCGCGCTGCAATCGGTCAGCGGCAGCCCCACGGTCACCGAGGCCAGCGACTTCTTCACCGGCCTGTACCTGCCCGACGGCTCCTTCGCCACGATGGGTCACCAGGTCACGTTCGAGGCGCCGCCGGTCGGCTCCCTCATCCGGCACCTGCTGGCCTCCGGCCGCAAGCTGCGCGACGGCGACCGCATCATCGGCAACGACCCGTTCGTCGGCGCCCTGCACCAGAACGACGTCCAGATGTGCGCACCGCTGTTCGTCGACGGCGAGCTGGTCGCGTGGGCCGGCGTCATGGCACACGAGACCGACGTCGGCGGCATGGACTTCGCCTCCTGGTCGCCCAAGGCCAAGGAGATCTGGCAAGAAGGCCTGCGGATCCCCGCCGTCACCCTCGTCGACCGCGGCGAGCTGCGCGAGGACGTGCTGGAGATGGTCCTGTCCGCCTCCCGCCTGCCGGCCCAGCTCGGCCTCGACATCCGGGCCTTCATCGCCACCCTCAACGTGGCGGCGGAACGGCTGGGCGACCTGTGCCACCGGTACGGCACCGACGTCGTCCAGGGCGCCATGGCGGCGATGGTCGACGACGCCGAGCGCAAGCTCCGCGACCGCCTCCTGACTATCCCCGACGGCGTGGTCCGCACCCGGGACTTCCTCGAGCACGACGGCCACACCGACAAGCTCTACACCGTCGACCTCGTCCTGACGAAGGAGGGCGACCACCTCACGCTCGACTTCTCCGGCTCCTCCGAGCAGGCACAGGGCTTCGTGAACTGCTCGCGCGCCGGCCTGATCGGCGGGGTCGCCGGTTCCCTCATCCCGACCCTCGGCTTCGACATCCCCTGGAACGACGGGTTGCTGCGCCCGGTCGACGTGGTCGCCCCCGACGGGCTCGTGTGCACCGCGATCCCGCCCGCGCCGGTGGGCAGCGCGACGGTCGAGACCGTGTGGGTGGTCTCCAACGTCGTCTCCGCCGCGCTGAACCGGCTGCTCGCCGCCACCCCGGAGTACGCCCACCGCGCGCAGGCCGTCAGCAGCGGCACGATGGCCACGTTCAACCTCAGCGGCAAGAACCAGTTCGGCGAGGTCTTCGGCCTGCACCTCATGGACCCGCTCGCCGGCGGCTTCGGCGCCTTCGCCGCCCATGACGGCCAGGACGCCGCGGGCCCGATCAACGCGCCCTGCCCCTCGATCGCCGACGTCGAGGTCAACGAGCTCGTCACCCCGCTGGTGTACCTCTACCGCCGCCTGGCCCAGGACACCGGGGGAGCGGGCCGCCGCCGCGGGGGCCTCGGCGCGGAGGTCGCCCTGACCGTGTCCGTGCCCGCCGCCGAGGCCCTCGTGATGACCCACGGCGCCCAGGTGCCCAACTCCACCGGCCTGGGCGGCGGCCTGCCCGCCGGGCTCGTCCGGCAGTCCTTCGCCGCCGGCATCATGACCGGCTCCGCCGACTCCGCGCGGCTGGCCGGCCTGCTGACCGGCCGCACCGAGCAGGACCCCCGCTTTGCCGACCTGGGCTCCAAGCCCGGCGCCTTCCCGATCACCGACCGGGACGTCTTCGCGGTCACGTGGCAGGGTGGCGGCGGCATCGGCGACCCACTCGACCGCGACCCGGCCGACGTCGTCGCCGACGTGCGCCGCGGCGTCGTCTCCGCCGCCGCCGCCCGGGACACCTACAGCGTCGTGCTCACCGACGGCGGTACCGGGTACGACGAAGCGGCGACCGATGTGCTCCGGCGCGGCGAGCGCGCCGCCCGCCTCGGCGTTCCGGTCGACGACGTGCCCGAGCGTGGCCGGCCCATCGACCCGGAGCTGCAGCCCGCCGGCCTGCGCGACGGGGAGACCTGGCTGCCGCTGTCCGACCGGCTCCGCGCCATCCGCGGTACCGACGGCGTCTGGCGGGTGGAGACCGTCGACGGCGCCGTGCTGGTCACCGGCTCCACACGGTGGCGCAGCGGCGCGAAGCCGGTTGCGCTGCCGCTGCCCGAGCGGGTGGGGTCCCACCTGCACCGCGACCTCGCCGTCACCGGCTGGCTCTGCCCCGTCAGCGGGCACCTGCTCGCCGTCGACATCCACCTCGCCGGCAGCGAGCCGGCGGACGACCTCGACCTCGACCTCACCCCCGGCGGCGCCGCCGAGCGGCTCGCGCTGCGCGTCTGA